The proteins below are encoded in one region of Reichenbachiella sp. 5M10:
- a CDS encoding AEC family transporter, whose amino-acid sequence MNFALQKTIELILLISLGYFLQKKLQSKESLSGIKVIILNVALPATIFVALLKIELDATLLIFPIIALAFNLLMFIATKYLSKSIIPSGNESRSRTLMMLLPSLAPGLSCFPFIMVYSGDDSLALAALADVGNKVFVLIMLYILAMRWYHSRSITTTKISSSSKLKSLFIALVNEPINMVIIAALILLSFGMSINSLPSFIDSSVMRVSSIMTPLVLLFIGMSAKIKWKDLKHITNILFWRAGLTFILSSLVLLLFPSLSPALALLLLVFPQSSCSFWPFAHMSTVNSLEKTDKQPRPTFDIDFAISVMACSLPFSTFLIMCIYSFRSFFTNPSLVLCLGLLMFSLPLLYKFMKKHKKVELFT is encoded by the coding sequence ATGAATTTTGCTCTACAAAAAACAATAGAACTGATATTGCTTATCAGCTTGGGTTATTTCTTACAAAAAAAACTTCAGTCCAAAGAGAGTCTCAGTGGAATAAAAGTCATCATACTAAACGTTGCTCTTCCTGCGACTATTTTTGTAGCACTACTCAAAATTGAGCTAGACGCTACTTTGCTTATCTTTCCTATCATCGCTTTAGCATTCAACCTTTTGATGTTCATAGCTACCAAATACCTATCCAAATCCATCATCCCATCAGGTAACGAGAGTAGATCTAGAACCTTAATGATGCTCTTGCCTTCTCTAGCACCCGGTCTATCCTGTTTTCCATTCATTATGGTCTATTCGGGAGATGACAGCTTGGCTTTAGCTGCCTTAGCAGATGTAGGAAACAAAGTCTTTGTCTTGATCATGCTTTATATCCTAGCCATGCGCTGGTACCACAGTAGGTCAATCACAACAACAAAAATCTCCTCTTCGAGCAAGTTGAAAAGCTTATTCATCGCCTTAGTCAATGAACCCATCAATATGGTGATCATCGCGGCGCTTATTCTTCTCAGCTTCGGGATGAGCATCAACTCACTACCCTCGTTCATCGATAGCTCCGTAATGAGAGTAAGCAGCATCATGACTCCCTTGGTTTTACTATTCATCGGCATGTCTGCCAAAATCAAATGGAAAGACCTCAAACACATTACTAATATCCTATTTTGGAGAGCAGGATTGACCTTCATCCTGTCAAGCTTAGTCCTTTTACTCTTTCCCTCGCTGAGCCCTGCTCTGGCACTATTGCTGTTGGTTTTCCCTCAGAGCTCTTGTAGTTTTTGGCCATTTGCACACATGAGTACCGTCAATAGTCTCGAAAAAACGGATAAACAACCTCGTCCTACTTTCGACATTGATTTTGCTATCTCCGTGATGGCCTGCTCACTCCCCTTCTCAACCTTTCTAATTATGTGTATTTACTCGTTTCGCTCCTTCTTTACAAACCCATCACTAGTTCTCTGTTTGGGATTACTGATGTTTTCTTTACCTCTATTATACAAGTTCATGAAAAAACACAAAAAGGTGGAGCTCTTCACCTGA
- a CDS encoding GntP family permease — protein MDWQLLIAVVFGVVVLLSLILRLKVHPFLALLIASIVVGIGAGLAPDLLFEHLVSGIGGTLGFVATIVGLGAIMGAILEKSGGAASLASWMISRSGEDKAPWALMLAGFFVAIPVFFDVAFIILLPMAIAIKNKTQKPLLLYAMPLLAGLAITHAFIPPTPGPVAVADILGADIGWVILFGAIVGLPVAVVSGPILAQYVSRYVRSPEVQHPSSLSHEYVSPQSVLLIILFPITLVIAQTIVKSSPTLGQHIPGYLADMIIVVGHPFSALILANLLAWYFLGIRKGFTRGQLLDVSSDSFRQAGAIILLTGAGGGFKQILIETGAGTMIADSLGGSSLPPVLFCFVVATIVRVVQGSSTVAMVTAAGFTAPLIPLFGVSELEKAVLVIAIASGASMTSHVNDSGFWLVQQYLGLTEKQTFQTWTLMTTIIGLTGFIVCCGLMWLL, from the coding sequence ATGGACTGGCAATTATTGATCGCAGTGGTCTTTGGGGTGGTCGTTTTACTCTCATTGATCCTCAGACTCAAAGTGCATCCTTTCTTAGCTCTATTGATTGCAAGCATCGTCGTGGGGATAGGAGCTGGGTTAGCGCCTGATTTGCTATTTGAGCATTTGGTTTCTGGTATTGGAGGGACATTAGGTTTCGTAGCGACGATTGTAGGCTTGGGAGCGATCATGGGAGCGATTCTGGAGAAGTCCGGAGGTGCAGCCAGTTTGGCCTCTTGGATGATCAGCCGCTCTGGAGAGGACAAAGCCCCGTGGGCACTGATGCTTGCGGGATTTTTCGTAGCGATACCGGTGTTTTTTGATGTAGCTTTTATCATCCTATTGCCTATGGCGATAGCTATCAAGAACAAAACGCAGAAACCCTTATTGCTTTACGCCATGCCTTTACTCGCTGGCTTGGCTATTACACACGCGTTTATTCCTCCTACACCAGGGCCAGTTGCGGTGGCAGATATTTTGGGAGCAGATATCGGATGGGTAATACTCTTCGGAGCGATCGTGGGGTTGCCTGTGGCCGTAGTGAGTGGTCCGATCTTAGCCCAGTATGTATCTAGGTATGTACGATCGCCAGAGGTTCAGCACCCTTCCAGTCTCAGTCATGAATACGTCTCCCCACAGTCAGTACTGCTTATTATTCTCTTTCCGATTACACTAGTGATTGCTCAGACGATCGTCAAAAGTAGTCCAACACTCGGTCAACATATACCAGGTTATTTAGCTGATATGATCATTGTAGTGGGGCATCCTTTCTCAGCCTTGATACTTGCCAATCTATTGGCTTGGTATTTCCTTGGGATTAGAAAGGGCTTTACTCGGGGGCAGTTATTGGATGTCTCTTCGGATTCGTTTCGACAAGCAGGAGCCATCATACTTTTGACAGGAGCAGGAGGAGGGTTCAAGCAGATCTTGATAGAGACGGGCGCAGGGACGATGATTGCTGATAGTTTAGGAGGCTCTTCCTTGCCTCCAGTATTGTTTTGTTTTGTCGTAGCGACTATAGTGCGAGTAGTACAAGGTTCATCCACAGTAGCAATGGTGACTGCTGCAGGTTTTACAGCGCCGTTGATCCCTTTGTTTGGGGTTAGTGAGTTGGAAAAGGCCGTTTTGGTGATTGCCATTGCATCTGGAGCGTCTATGACCTCTCATGTCAATGATAGTGGCTTTTGGTTGGTACAGCAGTATTTGGGACTTACCGAGAAACAAACCTTTCAGACTTGGACGCTGATGACAACCATCATAGGGCTCACTGGGTTCATTGTATGTTGTGGGTTGATGTGGTTGCTTTGA
- a CDS encoding histidinol-phosphate transaminase — METKINRRNWLKAGMITAGGLAVSPYFTMAEMTKAPIRFNAKGNALYSPFFEEYVPKVFPDANTLKAKLNANENPYGPSPKAIQAVQEKAFMGNRYAWTELFDLINKIAAKEGVDPKRIMMGPGSSDLLEKTAMVLFMDGGNVVSADPSYMSLIQVAQSTGANWKAIPLKKDWSHDLQAMEKAIDSETKLVYICNPNNPTGSMTDHNELLDFCSRVSEKVPVFIDEAYLGFLDDAAQKSMVSLINEGKNVIIARTFSKIHGMAGLRVGYIVASDKIISQISKITRGGMGISYTSIFAASASMDDVAFQNESRKLNAQARSYVCEELDTLGYKYIPSSTSFVIFPIEMDGKVFLEKMINTGVAVRSFKIMDKTWCRVSIGTMDEMKIFIQSLKQVLV; from the coding sequence ATGGAAACCAAAATTAATAGAAGAAACTGGCTGAAGGCCGGAATGATAACCGCTGGCGGATTGGCAGTGTCTCCATATTTCACAATGGCAGAGATGACAAAAGCTCCCATTCGATTCAACGCCAAAGGCAATGCGCTATATAGTCCGTTCTTTGAAGAATATGTACCGAAGGTATTTCCGGATGCCAATACCCTAAAAGCAAAACTCAACGCAAATGAAAACCCATATGGTCCTTCGCCCAAAGCAATCCAAGCTGTCCAAGAAAAGGCTTTCATGGGCAATCGCTACGCATGGACCGAGCTGTTTGATCTGATCAATAAAATCGCTGCAAAAGAAGGGGTAGATCCGAAAAGAATCATGATGGGGCCTGGCTCATCAGATCTTTTGGAGAAAACGGCCATGGTCTTATTCATGGACGGAGGAAATGTCGTATCAGCAGACCCTTCTTATATGTCATTGATCCAAGTTGCTCAATCTACAGGTGCTAACTGGAAAGCCATACCTCTCAAAAAAGATTGGTCACATGACCTTCAAGCTATGGAGAAAGCGATTGATTCAGAGACTAAACTCGTTTACATCTGTAACCCAAACAACCCAACAGGGAGCATGACAGACCATAATGAATTATTGGATTTTTGCTCTAGAGTATCTGAGAAAGTACCCGTATTCATTGATGAAGCATATTTAGGATTCTTGGACGATGCAGCCCAAAAAAGTATGGTCTCGTTGATCAATGAAGGGAAAAACGTAATCATCGCACGTACTTTCTCCAAAATACACGGAATGGCAGGTCTAAGGGTCGGCTATATAGTTGCCAGCGATAAGATTATCTCTCAAATCAGCAAAATCACTAGAGGTGGCATGGGAATCTCCTACACCTCAATCTTTGCAGCGTCAGCAAGTATGGATGATGTGGCATTTCAGAATGAATCAAGAAAACTCAATGCACAAGCAAGAAGCTATGTATGCGAAGAGCTAGACACTCTAGGTTACAAATACATCCCTTCCTCCACTAGTTTTGTAATTTTCCCCATCGAGATGGACGGCAAAGTCTTTTTAGAAAAAATGATAAACACAGGTGTGGCCGTTCGTTCCTTCAAAATCATGGACAAAACATGGTGTAGAGTGAGCATAGGCACTATGGATGAGATGAAAATTTTTATCCAATCACTCAAGCAAGTACTAGTCTAA
- the gnd gene encoding decarboxylating NADP(+)-dependent phosphogluconate dehydrogenase: MNRATAYREIIVVLGVSGSGKSTIGAMLAKHMQVPFDDADDFHPIVNKEKMAAGQPLNDEDRTPWLETLAYHIADRSRQGGGVLACSALKEKYRKALVRYCSSPVRWVHLDGSRELLEERLSDRQGHFFKPHLLDSQLDTLEPPTYGWRLDIKEKPEAIVSQIIELMKMEKADFGLVGLGVMGKSLVLNLASRGIAVSAYNKPRTGEERVAKEFAAAHADRDNLQVYDDLPQFLESLHSPKKIMLMVSAGPAVDAVLDELIPQLEPGDIVIDGGNSHYYDTKRRVNFLREHGIHFVGCGVSGGEEGALKGPSIMPGGNLDAYSAIAKYLEAIAATDKNGRACCTYIGEEGSGHFVKMVHNGIEYAEMQLIAEAYLLLRERAAMTIEEIAALFSEWNQGELQSYLLEISAELLPFKEGDDYLVDLIYDAAQQKGTGGWSTTAALDVGVPFSTVSESVMARHLSALKPLRVIAAAKYGRVCVPDDVDRTSLVESLRHAYASARVVNHAIGFEMIRRTSDQYAWQINLSELARIWTNGCIIRSGLMEDLVSAFEKFPDTHLLLIDTYVELLKAKRQGLSSTVAKGIEAGLSLPVFSASVNYLNGFTAEQSSANIIQAQRDYFGAHTYRRKDKSLDQIFHTDWTKHS; the protein is encoded by the coding sequence ATGAATAGGGCGACCGCATATAGAGAGATCATCGTGGTGTTGGGTGTGAGTGGCTCTGGCAAGAGTACCATTGGCGCTATGCTAGCGAAGCATATGCAGGTTCCGTTTGACGATGCGGATGATTTTCATCCAATTGTCAACAAGGAAAAAATGGCAGCAGGTCAACCACTCAATGATGAGGATAGAACCCCATGGTTGGAAACCTTGGCTTATCATATCGCTGACCGTTCGAGGCAGGGTGGTGGTGTATTGGCTTGCTCTGCCCTCAAGGAAAAGTACCGGAAGGCATTGGTTAGGTATTGCTCCTCGCCAGTTCGTTGGGTGCATTTGGATGGTTCGAGAGAGCTGCTGGAGGAGCGTCTGAGCGATAGGCAAGGACACTTCTTTAAGCCACATTTGTTGGACTCCCAGTTGGACACCTTAGAGCCACCTACCTATGGTTGGCGATTGGACATCAAAGAAAAACCTGAAGCGATTGTTTCGCAAATCATAGAATTAATGAAAATGGAAAAAGCAGATTTTGGTTTAGTAGGATTGGGAGTGATGGGCAAGAGCCTTGTACTCAATTTGGCGAGTCGTGGTATCGCTGTGTCAGCATACAATAAGCCTAGGACTGGAGAAGAGCGAGTGGCCAAGGAATTTGCCGCGGCACATGCCGATAGGGATAACCTACAGGTTTATGATGATTTACCCCAATTTTTGGAATCACTACACTCCCCCAAGAAGATTATGCTGATGGTCAGTGCAGGCCCTGCCGTAGACGCGGTTCTCGATGAGCTGATCCCTCAACTTGAGCCTGGAGATATTGTCATCGATGGGGGCAACTCTCACTACTATGACACCAAGCGGAGAGTTAATTTTTTGCGTGAGCACGGAATCCATTTTGTAGGATGTGGTGTGTCTGGAGGAGAAGAGGGGGCTCTAAAGGGGCCATCGATCATGCCAGGAGGGAATCTAGACGCCTATTCGGCGATAGCCAAATACCTAGAAGCCATTGCCGCGACGGACAAAAATGGCAGAGCTTGTTGTACCTACATAGGAGAGGAAGGCTCGGGCCATTTTGTCAAGATGGTACACAATGGAATCGAGTATGCAGAGATGCAGCTGATCGCTGAGGCGTACCTATTGTTGCGAGAACGTGCCGCGATGACTATCGAGGAGATAGCTGCGTTGTTTAGCGAGTGGAACCAGGGAGAGTTGCAGAGCTATTTGTTGGAAATCTCGGCAGAGCTCCTTCCTTTCAAGGAAGGAGACGACTATTTGGTGGATCTGATTTATGATGCCGCCCAACAGAAAGGAACGGGAGGGTGGTCTACCACTGCGGCTTTGGACGTGGGAGTGCCTTTCAGTACGGTGTCTGAATCTGTGATGGCTCGACACTTGTCTGCACTGAAACCGCTTCGCGTCATTGCTGCTGCCAAATATGGTAGAGTGTGTGTGCCTGACGATGTAGATCGAACAAGCCTAGTGGAGTCTTTGCGACATGCCTATGCATCTGCCCGGGTGGTCAATCATGCCATAGGTTTCGAGATGATCCGAAGGACATCAGATCAATATGCCTGGCAGATCAATCTCTCAGAGTTGGCACGTATATGGACCAACGGGTGTATAATACGGTCTGGACTCATGGAGGATCTTGTATCAGCTTTTGAGAAATTCCCAGATACTCATTTGTTGTTGATAGATACCTATGTGGAGCTGCTGAAGGCCAAGAGACAAGGCTTATCCAGCACGGTAGCGAAGGGGATTGAGGCAGGACTATCTTTGCCTGTATTTTCAGCATCTGTCAATTACCTCAACGGCTTTACTGCTGAGCAATCTTCTGCCAATATTATTCAAGCACAGCGCGACTATTTTGGTGCACACACGTATCGTCGCAAAGACAAGTCCTTGGATCAGATTTTTCATACCGACTGGACAAAACACTCATAG